Within the Tursiops truncatus isolate mTurTru1 chromosome 12, mTurTru1.mat.Y, whole genome shotgun sequence genome, the region AAGTTCAACAGTGTCTGCATCATCAACCACCATAATTCGAAAATTTGGAGTCTGCAGAAGTTCTTTGAAGAGAAGGCCATTCTCTGTTACCTTGCTGCCGATGGTGGTCTCACAGAACTTCCCAGCAGCCACCTCATTGGCAGTGTTGGCTCCCATGAGCACACTGATGTCAATGCCGATCTTCTCTCGGATGATGTCGGAAATGAGCTTCAACCCCTCGGGACCCTCCTCTATGCCCTTGATGAGGCTGATGCCCAGCGCGCCCTTGGGCACTTTCCCAGAGATCTCGTCACAGATCCTGTGAATGAACTGGTGGGGGATGACAAACACCAGCAGGTCTGCATCCCACACAGTCTCACTGAGGTTCGGGATAGCAACCACATTTTCTGGCAGCTTGTGTCCAgggagatattttacattttcatggtcATTATTTATGATGTCTGTCAGTTTTCTCCCATTAACTGTTTCTTCAAAGACCCACATCTTGACCACGGAGGCAAACTTCTCAAGTTTCTTGACATTATTACCAATTATTTTTGCAACAGCTGAGCCCCAGTTCCCCGAGCCCACGATGCACACTTTCAGGGGTGATGCTGCCATGGCCAGGCAGGAGCGCTGCAGCCTGGCTTGCACCTCCCCAGCCAGCAGGTCGCCTGTCTCCGCCTGCTCGGCCCAGGCCTATTCACTTTCACCTAAAAGGTAACAGGATAGTAATATTGAAAGGAGTATCAACTAATAGGTACAGATAAAAATTAATAGTATtctgtggggagggataaattaggaggttgggattaacataaacatactactatatataaaatagatgaaaaacaaggacctgctgtatagcacagggtactatactcaatattttataataacctataagggaaaagaaactgaaaaagaatatatatatatatatatatatatctgaatcactctgatgtacacctgaaactaacacaacattgtaaatcgactatacttcaatgaaacaaaaaattaatagtaTTCTACCtatagttctttcattttttaattatatttatgaatAATTTGATGAAAAAATCAGCCATAAAGTTAGAATTCAAAGAACTTACTCTTTTAGAAGCATTTAACTTAAGGTAAATATGATTTAGCAATGGGTATTGATCTTCCCTTGGCCCTGGGGCATTTAAGACACTGTGCCCACATATATGAACATGAAGCTGAAAAACTAACCACAGCTGTGGTGTTAGTGGCTTCTCCTCTTAGAaattctttctgatatttttgcACTCTTTCCAGATCTATTGCTCCCTGGAGTCATGTTCCTGGATCCCTGGTAGCTCCTGGCTTTACTGGTCTGTTCCAGGTACTTGCCTTAGGGGCATTTGTTCTGATGATCAGTTTGGACAATTAACCTTCATCCCAACACTTCAgacaatattttgttatttacaCGTTACATTCATCATAGCAGTAGTTAAGAGATAACTGTTCTTTACCCAGTAgactgctttatttttaaacctttttgcCTTCTTTCTTGGGGAAGTAGAGGGCATTTAAGAAGCATCCCTGGTATATACTGTGTTGGATCactcttatttttatatcctgtCTTACATCTAGGTGAAATCTGTAGGTATCTAAACATATCAGTGCTTTTTAAGAGGAGAATTAAATAGACATTCCCTTAAGGGGAATATTCAGCATATAATTAGAGACAAGGTATAAAGGGCAAATACTGCAGGGAGATATATGTGGGGTTCAATTCATCCTAAGATGTAAATGACTGATACCTGATCCTTTCCATAGTCACATGGGTGGTGATGAGTGggggcagaaagaaagagaggtggaaagagacagaaacatacacacacacacacacacacagacacacacagacacacacacacacaacagaaaacGAGGATACTACATGTCTTTAGAAGAAATCTGGGGCAATGTGGAGCAGGAAgtttggggtggggtgtggaagAGATGAACTCAAAGGCTGGGAAACTTCATAAACTTTGCCTACTTCAAAATGGTGTCAGAAATCAGCTCTGCATAACATGTAAATAAGTTTTCCATTGTCCTTCTTGTTACTTGCCTCCCTTGACCAAAATAATTGGAAGTTGATTGTACATGCAGATTTGGGAAGAAAACTCCGAAGATTCAAGTGTATAAAGAGCCAATAATCACCCCGTAATGTGGAATAGGCACTCACCGATCTTCATTTCCTTCCCCACCTCAGGCCCTACCTGCTTCTCCCTGTCGTAGTAAATGGCACGTCTAGACTTTGCAGTCATTGTGATTCCTGTATCTCCCTCAGACCCGGGAGGATGTGGGGTGGGCACTGCCTTCTCATCACACTTACAGCGTAAAATGCAAATTTGTTCCCAAAGCCTACAGGCCCTTCAGGATTTGGCTCCTGGCCAGTCTCTGACCTCATGTCCTTCCACTTGCTCTTCATACTCCAATTCCATTGACTCCCTGCTGTTCTTGGATCACACATTCATGCTCCACCTCATGGCCCTTGCGCATGGAGTTCTCTCTGCCTGTGGTGCTCTTTCCCTGGATATTCATCCTGTTCACTTCATTCAGGTTTCTGCCCACATATCACCACGTTAGAGAGGCCTTCCTTGGTCACGCTATCTAAAATAACACTTCCCATTACTCTCGGTCTGTTTATCCTGCTTATTTTTCCATTGGTGCATTTGCCGCCTAACATGATATATAGTTATTacatatcatattatatatttatatatgtattgatattGCATGTTTCCCCCACTAAATGGTGTtatatctgttttctttatatctttcttttttgtggtctCAGgatttgttaagtgaataaataaatggacaagcAAGACAGTGACTTTCTTGGAAAGTAGCCATAAGCTAGAACCATGTACAGTTAAAACAGCATTACGGTAAAGGCAAGGATAAATAGCAAGTAATTGCATTGCTTTCAGAGTGCCGGTTGTGGAAACTACTTATTGCCTAATCCTAGGTACTGCCAGCTGTTCCTGGCCTCCAAGCAGAGGTGTTACTACCTGGTGGGCCAGAGGCCAGAAACCGTAACTTGGTGCCTCTTGGGGGAAACTGACCCTCATGTAGAAGGGAGATAACAGTAATCCGGGGAAGGTCTTTGCAACTTCTTGAACCACAGGTTTCTGATGAATAGCTTATGGAGCAGATGCTTTCTTGAGCAAGGGCAAAACACAAgcacttaaaataacaaaacaaaacctgaaagaAACAATGAGTAAGAAACAATGAGTACCCATTCTGAGGaattgtggggaggaaggagaaaagtttCAACAGAAGTGCTATGGTGATTATCTTATAACTTGGCCTGATAACACAAACTGTG harbors:
- the LOC101328950 gene encoding glycerol-3-phosphate dehydrogenase 1-like protein, with the translated sequence MAASPLKVCIVGSGNWGSAVAKIIGNNVKKLEKFASVVKMWVFEETVNGRKLTDIINNDHENVKYLPGHKLPENVVAIPNLSETVWDADLLVFVIPHQFIHRICDEISGKVPKGALGISLIKGIEEGPEGLKLISDIIREKIGIDISVLMGANTANEVAAGKFCETTIGSKVTENGLLFKELLQTPNFRIMVVDDADTVELCGALKNIVAVGAGFCDGLRWGDNTKAAVIRLGLMEMIAFTRIFCKGQVSMATFLESCGIADLITTCYGGRNRKVAEAFARAGRTIEELEREMLNGQKLQGPQTSAEVYRILKQKGLLDKFPLFTAVYQICYEGRPVQEMLSCLQSHPEHI